The following DNA comes from Thermoanaerobaculia bacterium.
GCAGGCGATGCGGCCGGGGTCCGACCGTCTGCTCGTCGTGGCGGATCGCTGCGGGGACGACACCGCGCAGGTCGCGCGCGCCGCGGGCGCGGACGTCGTCGTCCGCGACGACGAGGCGTCCGGGCGCGGGAAGGGAGGAGCGCTCCGCTTCGCTCTCGGATGCGTTCCCGGGAATCCGCGGGAGGCCGTCGCCGTGTTCGACGCCGACTCGGAGCCGTCGGCCCGCTTCTTCGAGGCCGCCGACGCGGCGCTGGCGTCCGGCGCGCGCGCCCTCCAGGCATTCGTCGACCCGGTGCCCTCCGCGTCGCTCGTCTCGCGGATCGCCGCGTATTCCGAGATCGTCTCGCAGCGGATCTCGGATCGCCTCCGCGCCGGATTCGGCTGGGGGATCCCGCTGCGCGGCACGGGGATGGTGATGGAACGGTCGCTCCTCGCCGGCGCTCTCGCCCGCTGTTCGACCTTCGTCGAGGACCTGGAGACCACGCTGCTGCTCGCGGCCGACGGCGTGCGCGTCCGGCCTCTGGCGGCCTCGGTCCGTGATCCGAAGCCCGCGACCGCTTCCGGCGTCGTGCGGCAGCGCGCGCGCTGGCTCGGAGGCCATCTCGCCGCGCTCGGCGCCCGGCGGCGCGAGATCGCACGGCTGCTCGGGTCGCTTTCCGGGGCGACGCTCGTCGTCTCGCTCTTCGCCAAGCCCCGTTCTCTCTTCTTTTCCGCGCGGCTCGCGCTCTTCGTCGCGCTTCTCCTGCTCGCCGCCGGGTCCCCGTGGCGGTGGGTCGAGGCGCTCCTCGGGATATTCCTGCTCCGGGACGTCCTGCTGCTCGCGGGCGGGCTGCTCGTCGTCGATCGGCCGGCGTTCTATCTTCCGGCGGTCCTCGCCGCCCCGATCTACCCGCTCGTCTGGGCGGCGGGCGCGCTGCGTTCGCTCTCGTCGCGCGGCCGCTGGCTCTCCGCGCGGCGAAACGCGTGAGGATCCTCTTCCCCTACCTCGCGCGCGCTCGCGCCGCGAACTGGAGCCGCTACCAGCAGCTGCTGGCGGCTCGCGCGCGGGCCGGGGACGAGGTGACCCTGCTCGAGCCCCCCGCGCGGCGGAGCGACGAGACGAACTACAGAGACGTGGACATTCCGCTCCCCGCGGGATTCCGCACCGAGGAGGTCCGCGTGTTCCGGCCTTTCTGGGAGGCGCGTCTTCCGTTCGACAAGATCGTGAAGAAGGGAGCCTATTCCCTCGCCGCCAACCGGCGGGCGCGGGCGATCGCGCGGACCGCGCGCCCCGACGTGCTCCTCGTCTACAACGTCACGCAGGAGTCGCTGCTGGACTATCCCGCGGCGGTCGTCTTCGACGTCGCGGACGATCTTCCCGCCATGCTCCGCGTCGAAGGAGGCATTCTCGGCCCGGCGCTCGCGATCGCCGCCCGCCGCGCGCTCTCGCGGATGATTCGCGGAGCGGCGCTCGTCACGACCCCGTCGCGCGTCCTCCTGCCGCGGCTGGGCGAAAAGGCGGCGTTCGTTCCGAACGGCGTCGATCCCGAGGAGATCGGGAGCGCCCGCGAAGCGGCGGCCCGGAACGCCGCCGGCGAGGCGGCGCGGAACGCCGCCGGCGAGGCGGCCCGGAATGCTTCGATCGGCTTTCTCGGCTCCTTCGAGTACTTCATCGACTTCGACCTCGTGCTCGAGCTCGCCGCGCGGCTGCCGGGGCGCCGGTTCGTGCTGATCGGCGGCGGACGCCGACTCGCCGAGGTGCGCGGGCGTGTCGAACGGAAACGCCTCGGGAACGTCGAGCTCACGGGGCCGCTCCCGCACGGCGAGGCGCTCGCGCGTCTGGCCGGATGCGCGTTCTCGCTGTGCCCGTTCACGCGGGACGCGGTGGGCGACGGCGCGTCTCCTCTGAAGCTCTTCGAGTCGCTCGCGCTCGCCGTGCCGGCCGTCGCCACGCGAACGGCCGAGATCCGCGCCGAACGCGCCGCGAACGTCCTCTTCGCCGACGACGCCGAGGAGGCCGCCGCCGCGATCGCCGCGGCCGAGGCGCGTCCGCCCGGAGAGGGGCGGGCGGAATCGGAAGCCGCGGCCGCGGAAGTCCTGCGCGAGAGGAGCTGGGACCGGATCGGCGAGGCGTGGGCCGCGCGCGTGCGCGGGCTCATCCCGACCGCGCGCGCGTGAGCGAGCGTCCCCGCTACCTCGGCTCGGTCCTCTGGATGGGCATGGCCGAGACCGCGGCCCGCGTCGGCAACGTGCTGCTGCAGATTCTCCTCGTCCGGGCGCTCGCGCCGGCGCGGTACGGCGTGTTCGCCTGGGCGTACTCGCTGTTGCTCATCGTGATCGCGCTGACGAGCCTCGGGGTGACGGAATCGTTCGTCCGG
Coding sequences within:
- a CDS encoding glycosyltransferase family 2 protein — encoded protein: QAMRPGSDRLLVVADRCGDDTAQVARAAGADVVVRDDEASGRGKGGALRFALGCVPGNPREAVAVFDADSEPSARFFEAADAALASGARALQAFVDPVPSASLVSRIAAYSEIVSQRISDRLRAGFGWGIPLRGTGMVMERSLLAGALARCSTFVEDLETTLLLAADGVRVRPLAASVRDPKPATASGVVRQRARWLGGHLAALGARRREIARLLGSLSGATLVVSLFAKPRSLFFSARLALFVALLLLAAGSPWRWVEALLGIFLLRDVLLLAGGLLVVDRPAFYLPAVLAAPIYPLVWAAGALRSLSSRGRWLSARRNA
- a CDS encoding glycosyltransferase, whose product is MRILFPYLARARAANWSRYQQLLAARARAGDEVTLLEPPARRSDETNYRDVDIPLPAGFRTEEVRVFRPFWEARLPFDKIVKKGAYSLAANRRARAIARTARPDVLLVYNVTQESLLDYPAAVVFDVADDLPAMLRVEGGILGPALAIAARRALSRMIRGAALVTTPSRVLLPRLGEKAAFVPNGVDPEEIGSAREAAARNAAGEAARNAAGEAARNASIGFLGSFEYFIDFDLVLELAARLPGRRFVLIGGGRRLAEVRGRVERKRLGNVELTGPLPHGEALARLAGCAFSLCPFTRDAVGDGASPLKLFESLALAVPAVATRTAEIRAERAANVLFADDAEEAAAAIAAAEARPPGEGRAESEAAAAEVLRERSWDRIGEAWAARVRGLIPTARA